Proteins encoded in a region of the Gemmatimonadaceae bacterium genome:
- a CDS encoding UvrD-helicase domain-containing protein, with the protein MTTHLIGESTVPLFLAPTLVPSPSQREAIEAGREPLLVLAGPGAGKTFCLIERIRYLIGTLALRPERLCAFTFTNKAAGEIAERLARSLGNSAATVKTGTIHAFCAELLREFGDRVGLERGFGIVDDRQQRAVLRRLGVPNRWHGRLLTRFATHRFCSASFEYSRDGDIFDRYQRFLDDRNLVDFDQLVLRTAELLGDANVVTRIAARWDCILVDEFQDLNPVQYSVIRDIGRAHRHVFAVGDDDQSIYSWAGADPRVFLTFMNDFSLRRHVQLRENRRCPRTIVNRAHRLIEINAPLLGRKELAVDRDSPFDVMARTFPDEDSEIAWVIEDLRRDRTRHGLSWGDYALLYRKHQIGDLAEAGLLSAGLPCRLAQGRALGEDPVCEYVVAALRVIAHRDDLQDDGFLEVVLPGPLVDDARAKAGTTRSLVAQLQLAANALPREHGDAKKIKRALYTLRNLAALGRRHAAVGSLVEEILSQRVGVYRTTLEEHHDALTDPAGDPAVVELADHLGRAVRTRTPIVLPRLGGAEIALKGMLAEVGVAVCHPGEGNDSPCHPSLETTSPVALFKAAQLLRMGSFRNEFRDFTAIDLETTDTNVASAEIVEIAAVRVRDGVIRDELSMLVRPRCPITPGAARAHQITERDVAHAPYLEEVWPRVAEFCGSDVLVAHNGYQFDFPLLRRLTGAEHCTYDTLPLARELHSGSAKLSDLAARFGIDPGISHRALDDARTLGHVFLALGESKIVRARKTSLVHVLDYLGVALALWNGDLDDEGQLLRRLCRPFSLGRYSDCLEFYRAERELAGDPTLPTARVLIQLLGGEEAMRRVRAERKASERYPVAMGRLRRLMQACTTESLGDQIDELLERVALSSKDGVVPARERVNLLTLHSTKGLEFSRVYILGVEDGQLPGGTRLHPATQKEIEEARRLLYVGMTRARDRLVLTRAERRGGQRTGGHRFLDEMGLLVQ; encoded by the coding sequence GTGACCACACATCTGATCGGCGAATCGACGGTACCGCTGTTCCTAGCACCCACGCTGGTGCCGTCGCCGTCACAGCGTGAGGCGATCGAGGCCGGACGCGAGCCACTCCTCGTCCTCGCCGGACCAGGCGCCGGGAAGACCTTCTGTCTCATCGAGCGCATTCGTTACCTCATCGGGACGCTCGCGCTTCGGCCCGAGCGACTCTGCGCCTTCACCTTTACCAACAAGGCCGCGGGTGAGATCGCCGAGCGACTCGCTCGCTCGTTAGGGAACTCCGCCGCGACGGTCAAGACCGGTACCATTCACGCCTTCTGCGCCGAGCTGCTGCGCGAATTTGGCGATCGAGTCGGACTCGAGCGCGGCTTCGGGATCGTCGACGATCGCCAGCAGCGCGCCGTGTTGCGCCGGCTTGGCGTTCCAAACCGCTGGCACGGCCGGCTCCTCACGCGGTTTGCGACGCACCGTTTCTGCAGCGCATCCTTCGAGTACTCGCGCGACGGCGACATCTTCGATCGCTATCAACGGTTTCTCGACGATCGCAATCTCGTCGATTTCGACCAGCTCGTGCTCAGGACGGCCGAGCTTCTCGGCGATGCCAACGTGGTGACGCGCATTGCCGCCCGCTGGGACTGCATTCTCGTCGACGAGTTTCAGGACCTCAATCCTGTTCAGTACTCGGTGATTCGCGATATCGGCCGCGCGCACCGGCACGTCTTCGCCGTGGGCGACGACGATCAGTCGATCTACTCGTGGGCGGGAGCGGACCCACGAGTGTTTCTGACTTTCATGAACGACTTCTCACTCCGTCGTCACGTCCAGCTGCGCGAGAATCGCCGGTGCCCGCGCACGATCGTCAATCGCGCGCATCGGCTCATCGAGATCAACGCGCCGCTCCTCGGCCGGAAGGAGCTCGCCGTCGATCGCGATTCTCCCTTCGATGTCATGGCGCGCACGTTCCCCGATGAGGACAGCGAGATCGCATGGGTTATCGAAGATTTGCGTCGCGACCGCACGCGCCACGGGCTCTCCTGGGGCGACTACGCGCTACTGTACCGCAAGCACCAGATCGGCGATCTCGCCGAGGCGGGTTTGCTCAGCGCTGGATTGCCCTGCCGGCTCGCTCAGGGGCGTGCGCTCGGCGAGGACCCGGTGTGCGAGTATGTCGTTGCCGCGCTCCGGGTCATCGCGCATCGCGATGACCTGCAGGACGACGGCTTTCTCGAAGTCGTCCTGCCTGGGCCACTGGTCGACGATGCGCGGGCGAAAGCGGGAACGACGCGTTCGCTCGTCGCTCAACTACAGCTGGCCGCCAACGCGTTGCCGCGCGAGCACGGCGACGCGAAAAAGATCAAGCGTGCGCTCTACACGCTGCGCAACCTCGCTGCGTTAGGCAGACGGCATGCGGCGGTCGGCTCACTCGTCGAGGAGATCCTCTCGCAGCGCGTCGGGGTCTATCGCACGACGCTCGAGGAGCATCATGATGCGCTCACGGATCCGGCGGGCGATCCAGCGGTGGTAGAGCTGGCGGACCACCTCGGTCGCGCCGTGCGCACGCGGACCCCGATCGTGCTCCCCCGTCTCGGCGGCGCCGAGATCGCTCTCAAGGGCATGCTCGCCGAGGTGGGCGTGGCGGTTTGTCATCCCGGGGAGGGCAACGACTCCCCTTGTCATCCTTCGCTCGAGACGACAAGCCCCGTCGCGCTATTCAAAGCGGCACAGCTCCTTCGCATGGGGAGTTTCCGGAACGAATTCCGCGACTTCACCGCGATCGATCTCGAGACGACCGACACCAACGTTGCCAGCGCGGAGATCGTCGAGATCGCGGCCGTGCGCGTCCGCGACGGGGTGATTCGCGACGAGCTCTCGATGCTCGTTAGGCCGCGGTGTCCAATCACGCCGGGCGCGGCGCGTGCGCACCAGATCACGGAGCGCGACGTTGCCCACGCACCGTACCTGGAAGAAGTCTGGCCGCGGGTCGCGGAATTCTGTGGGTCCGACGTGCTCGTCGCGCACAATGGGTACCAGTTCGACTTCCCGCTGCTGCGCCGGCTCACGGGCGCGGAACACTGCACGTATGATACACTACCCCTCGCGCGCGAGCTGCATTCCGGCAGCGCGAAGCTTTCCGATCTTGCGGCGCGCTTCGGCATCGATCCCGGCATCTCGCACCGCGCGCTCGACGACGCGCGCACACTCGGTCATGTCTTTCTCGCACTGGGCGAATCCAAGATCGTCCGGGCGCGGAAGACGTCCCTCGTCCACGTCCTCGATTATCTCGGCGTCGCGCTCGCGCTCTGGAACGGCGACCTCGATGACGAGGGTCAGCTGCTGCGCCGTCTCTGCCGGCCTTTCTCCCTCGGCCGCTACAGCGACTGCCTCGAGTTCTATCGTGCGGAGCGCGAGCTCGCCGGCGACCCAACGCTGCCCACCGCTCGCGTTCTCATCCAGCTGCTGGGCGGGGAAGAGGCGATGCGGCGCGTTCGGGCCGAGCGGAAGGCGTCCGAGCGATATCCGGTGGCGATGGGGCGACTTCGCCGATTGATGCAAGCGTGCACCACTGAATCTTTAGGCGACCAGATCGACGAGCTACTCGAACGTGTGGCGCTATCGAGCAAGGATGGCGTTGTGCCGGCGCGCGAACGTGTGAACTTGCTGACTCTGCATTCGACCAAAGGACTCGAATTCTCGCGTGTGTACATCCTCGGCGTCGAAGACGGTCAGCTGCCCGGCGGCACTCGGCTTCATCCGGCGACGCAGAAGGAGATAGAAGAAGCGCGACGTCTGCTATACGTCGGCATGACGCGCGCCCGCGACCGGCTGGTGTTGACGCGCGCCGAGCGCCGTGGCGGACAGCGCACCGGTGGTCACCGCTTTCTCGACGAGATGGGATTGCTCGTG
- a CDS encoding M1 family aminopeptidase: MRTHVTALLAALAVLAATARAQNPNLESIANDRYTRSHDYDLVHQRIVVHDFNWDSLSFGGNVSTTLIALRPAFDSVVFDAGALLGIKRVSSGTVTLRTSRHGDTLVVYLPRPVAFHDTVRFTIDYAGKIENGHGLTFIDERPHTPRQIWSMGESYDNHYWFPTYDYPNDKMTWELEATVPAGFMAVSNGALVSDTKDASGARTLRWREDRPSATYLVSIVVAPLARIHDAWKSVPVDYYVYHADSALAWRLFHVTPDMIDVYSRLTGVEYPWPKYAQTTVADFFGGMENVSATTLVDWLPDARAYQDRPWYQHILIPHELAHQWFGDYVTTANWANMFLNEGFAEFMPGQYWREKKGAHLEEDYYLDEYRQFMQIDARRRMPLVSQGSNNMYPKGALVLEMLKNYLGEQRFWSAIHRYLTTHAFGNAVTDDLRQSVLEATGENLAWFWNEWMYSAGYPDFTVTSAYDASAKRLTLVAKQTQRDTLKPDSAGMRYVVPEVFRMPVTVRVGVTGSADIVRRSWIDQREDTIVVDGVPSAPAMIVFDDGNRILKTLTFDQPSAQLATQLRLDTNLWNRSWVIDQLADRPTDADAQVALALAATSSDYFLTRAQAAGALGEMPAPAAVPALTKALRDTSSQVRQAAVQSLGRLGGTEALTLARSAWKSDDSYAVRAAAYSALVRLDTANRRVLILEGLRTPSYRDAIQNAALGAAVRAGDSTLVAPVHDLVSERNLPSSALAVMAGRGSRYALDLLVSDLNDAHPYVRDWTLEAIGRSLGRERGLAALKSALPTLKYAETRTAVDRIVKHWEEQPEKPGR, translated from the coding sequence ATGCGAACTCACGTCACAGCGCTGCTTGCCGCGCTCGCAGTGCTCGCCGCAACGGCCCGAGCCCAGAACCCTAATCTCGAGAGCATCGCCAACGACCGCTACACGCGCTCGCACGATTATGATCTCGTGCACCAGCGCATCGTCGTTCACGATTTCAATTGGGACTCCCTGTCGTTCGGCGGCAATGTTTCCACTACGCTTATCGCCCTGCGGCCGGCGTTCGATTCCGTTGTGTTCGACGCCGGAGCACTCCTCGGTATCAAGCGAGTCTCGAGCGGAACCGTTACGCTGAGGACGAGTCGCCATGGCGACACGCTCGTCGTGTATCTCCCACGACCAGTCGCTTTTCACGATACTGTCCGCTTCACCATCGACTACGCAGGCAAGATCGAGAACGGTCACGGCCTCACATTCATCGACGAGCGACCGCACACGCCGCGACAGATCTGGAGCATGGGTGAGTCGTACGACAATCACTACTGGTTCCCGACCTATGATTACCCGAACGACAAGATGACGTGGGAGCTCGAGGCGACGGTCCCCGCGGGCTTCATGGCGGTGTCGAACGGCGCGCTCGTGAGCGACACGAAAGACGCGAGCGGAGCACGCACGTTGCGCTGGCGCGAGGACCGGCCCAGCGCGACTTACCTGGTCTCGATCGTCGTCGCGCCGCTCGCCAGGATTCACGATGCATGGAAGAGCGTGCCGGTGGACTACTACGTCTACCACGCAGACAGCGCGCTCGCCTGGCGTCTCTTCCACGTGACCCCCGACATGATCGATGTGTACTCGAGACTCACCGGCGTCGAGTATCCGTGGCCGAAGTACGCCCAAACGACCGTCGCCGATTTCTTTGGCGGAATGGAAAATGTCAGCGCGACCACGCTCGTCGATTGGTTGCCCGACGCAAGAGCCTACCAGGATCGACCCTGGTATCAGCATATACTCATCCCACACGAGCTCGCGCACCAATGGTTCGGCGACTACGTCACCACCGCGAACTGGGCGAATATGTTCCTGAACGAGGGCTTCGCCGAATTCATGCCGGGTCAGTACTGGCGCGAGAAGAAGGGCGCGCACCTCGAGGAGGATTACTACCTCGACGAGTACCGCCAGTTCATGCAGATCGACGCGCGGCGCCGTATGCCCCTCGTCTCGCAGGGGTCGAACAACATGTACCCGAAAGGCGCGCTCGTTCTCGAGATGCTCAAGAACTATCTCGGCGAGCAGCGCTTCTGGTCGGCGATCCATCGGTACCTTACGACGCACGCCTTCGGCAACGCCGTCACCGACGACCTCCGTCAATCGGTGCTCGAAGCGACCGGCGAGAACCTCGCCTGGTTCTGGAACGAGTGGATGTACAGCGCCGGCTATCCGGATTTCACGGTCACGTCGGCGTACGACGCCTCCGCGAAGCGACTGACACTCGTCGCAAAACAGACGCAACGTGACACGCTCAAGCCGGACAGCGCCGGCATGCGCTATGTCGTTCCCGAAGTGTTCCGGATGCCAGTCACCGTGCGCGTCGGCGTCACCGGCAGTGCGGATATCGTGCGCAGGAGCTGGATCGATCAGCGTGAGGACACGATCGTCGTCGACGGCGTGCCGAGCGCACCCGCAATGATCGTCTTCGACGACGGAAATCGAATTCTCAAAACGCTCACATTCGATCAGCCGAGCGCGCAGCTTGCGACGCAGCTACGCCTCGACACCAATTTGTGGAATCGCTCGTGGGTGATCGATCAGCTTGCCGATCGGCCAACCGATGCCGACGCGCAGGTGGCGCTCGCGCTGGCGGCGACGAGCAGCGACTACTTCCTCACGCGTGCGCAGGCGGCAGGAGCGTTAGGCGAGATGCCTGCGCCGGCCGCGGTGCCGGCGTTGACGAAGGCGTTGCGAGACACCTCGAGCCAGGTTCGCCAAGCGGCCGTTCAATCGCTCGGCCGCCTGGGCGGCACGGAGGCGCTGACGCTCGCCCGATCCGCATGGAAGAGCGACGACAGCTACGCCGTGCGCGCGGCGGCGTACTCCGCGCTCGTCAGACTCGACACCGCGAATCGCCGGGTCCTTATTCTCGAAGGCTTGCGCACGCCGTCGTACCGGGACGCGATACAGAACGCGGCGTTGGGTGCGGCCGTGCGCGCGGGCGATTCGACGCTCGTTGCACCGGTCCACGATCTCGTGAGCGAGCGGAATTTGCCATCCTCCGCGCTCGCGGTAATGGCCGGCCGTGGAAGCCGGTACGCCCTCGATCTGCTCGTCTCCGACTTGAACGACGCGCACCCCTATGTCCGCGATTGGACGCTCGAGGCCATTGGTCGATCGTTAGGCCGGGAGCGCGGGCTGGCGGCGCTCAAGAGCGCGCTGCCGACGCTCAAGTACGCCGAGACGCGCACGGCGGTAGACCGCATCGTCAAGCATTGGGAGGAGCAACCGGAAAAGCCAGGTCGGTGA
- a CDS encoding S9 family peptidase: protein MQRISRFLGAVAFVAAIVPLRAQTPAAQQGTALAPVANAQPYVTHIHGYTRTDNYFWLREKSNPAVRAYLEAENAYTDAAMKPTEALQHQLYDEMLRRIKQTDESAPYPENGFLYYSRTEEGKEYPILCRKRAGSDVEQVLVDENEMAKGLGFFSVGTATVSNDGNLLAFTTDTTGYRQYTLHIKDLRSGQFLPDRIVRVGSVVWSTDDHTLFVTTEDSVTKRSDNFWRHTVGSNDTKLVYHEPDELFDVFGLRSEDRTTVILISFAKTMTEARYVRADHPLASLTLLLPREPGHEYYPDFDDGKLLIRTNKGAKNFRLVSAPIKAPTQWKEVVPHDPHVKLDDFTPFRNFLVLSEREDGLPYLRIIDKKTGASHRVATPEPAYLISLGNNHEYDAKRIQFFYTSLVTPASTFDYDVRTRERKLLKQQPVFGYDPVNYESRRLWATARDGTKVPVAIVYKKGTSVDGTAPLLLYAYGSYGASIDPSFTSNRVSLLDRGFIYALASIRGGGELGEEWREAGRMMKKMNTFTDFIDVAQYLVDNKYTSTDRLMIQGASAGGLLMGAVTNMRPDLFKAVNAGVPFVDVMNTMLDASLPLTTSEYIEWGNPNEKPAYDYMMQYSPYDNVKAQRYPAMLVEVSFNDSQVPYWEGTKLVAKLRATKTDSNALLLKANLGAGHGGSSGRYDRLKEIAFEYAFFLNQLPDSKRVVP, encoded by the coding sequence ATGCAGCGCATCTCGCGTTTTCTCGGTGCGGTGGCCTTCGTCGCCGCGATCGTTCCTCTTCGCGCGCAGACTCCGGCCGCGCAACAGGGCACGGCGCTGGCGCCGGTCGCCAACGCTCAACCGTACGTCACGCACATTCACGGCTACACGCGCACCGACAACTATTTCTGGCTCCGTGAGAAGAGCAATCCCGCCGTCCGCGCCTACCTCGAGGCGGAGAACGCGTATACCGACGCGGCGATGAAGCCAACCGAAGCGCTGCAGCACCAACTCTACGACGAGATGCTGCGCCGCATCAAGCAGACTGACGAGAGCGCGCCATACCCCGAAAACGGCTTTCTGTACTACTCGCGGACTGAAGAAGGAAAGGAGTACCCGATTCTGTGCCGGAAGCGTGCCGGCAGCGACGTTGAGCAAGTACTGGTTGACGAGAACGAGATGGCGAAGGGGCTCGGTTTCTTTTCTGTCGGGACCGCGACCGTCAGCAACGACGGCAATCTGCTCGCGTTCACAACGGACACGACCGGGTATCGGCAATACACGCTCCACATCAAGGATCTCCGCTCCGGTCAATTTCTCCCCGATCGCATCGTTCGTGTCGGCAGCGTCGTGTGGTCCACCGATGACCACACGCTCTTCGTGACGACGGAGGATTCCGTCACGAAGCGAAGCGACAATTTCTGGCGACACACCGTCGGCTCCAACGATACAAAGCTGGTCTACCATGAGCCCGACGAGCTGTTCGACGTATTCGGTCTGCGCTCGGAAGACCGAACGACCGTCATTCTCATCTCGTTCGCGAAGACAATGACCGAAGCCCGCTATGTTCGCGCCGATCATCCGCTGGCGTCGCTCACCCTGCTACTGCCGCGGGAGCCCGGGCACGAGTACTACCCGGATTTCGACGACGGAAAGCTGCTGATTCGCACGAACAAGGGCGCGAAGAACTTCCGGCTCGTCTCAGCTCCGATCAAGGCGCCGACGCAGTGGAAGGAAGTCGTTCCGCACGACCCGCACGTCAAGCTCGACGACTTCACGCCGTTCAGGAATTTTCTCGTTCTCAGCGAGCGCGAAGACGGACTCCCGTACCTACGAATTATCGACAAGAAGACGGGCGCGTCGCATCGCGTCGCGACGCCGGAGCCAGCGTACCTCATTAGCCTGGGCAACAATCACGAGTACGACGCGAAGCGCATCCAGTTCTTCTACACGTCGCTGGTGACACCGGCGTCGACGTTCGACTACGACGTTCGAACGCGCGAGAGAAAGTTGCTCAAGCAGCAGCCGGTCTTCGGCTACGACCCGGTGAACTACGAGTCGCGGCGACTCTGGGCAACAGCTCGCGACGGTACCAAGGTGCCCGTCGCCATCGTGTACAAGAAAGGGACGTCGGTCGACGGGACCGCACCGCTCTTGCTCTATGCCTACGGTTCGTACGGTGCGTCGATCGATCCATCGTTCACGTCCAATCGAGTCAGCCTGCTCGATCGCGGATTCATCTATGCGCTCGCCAGCATTCGCGGCGGTGGTGAGCTCGGGGAGGAATGGCGCGAGGCTGGCCGAATGATGAAGAAGATGAACACCTTCACCGACTTCATCGATGTCGCGCAGTACCTGGTCGACAACAAATACACGTCCACCGATCGGCTGATGATTCAAGGCGCCTCAGCCGGTGGATTGCTCATGGGCGCGGTCACGAACATGCGACCAGATCTCTTCAAGGCCGTCAACGCCGGCGTCCCGTTCGTCGACGTCATGAACACGATGCTCGACGCGTCGCTCCCACTGACGACGAGCGAGTACATCGAGTGGGGCAATCCTAACGAGAAGCCAGCCTACGATTACATGATGCAGTACTCGCCCTACGACAACGTGAAGGCACAGCGCTATCCGGCGATGCTCGTCGAGGTTTCGTTCAACGACAGCCAGGTGCCGTACTGGGAAGGAACCAAGCTCGTGGCCAAGCTGCGCGCCACCAAGACCGATTCCAATGCACTGCTGCTCAAAGCCAATCTTGGTGCGGGACACGGCGGGTCATCCGGCCGGTACGACCGACTCAAGGAGATCGCGTTCGAGTACGCGTTCTTCTTGAACCAGTTACCGGACTCGAAACGCGTGGTGCCGTGA
- a CDS encoding ABC transporter permease — protein sequence MIDSFLQDLSYALRGLRAKPAFTTAIVLTLALGIGANAAMFSLVDRMLFRPPPLLVNPDAVHRVYGFQTYRGKERVGLGGQYARYVDMSKYTTSFDRTSGFTERDLAVGIGEAAREMRIGIVSSSFFGFFDAPPALGRYFLPSEDAPPSGTNVAVASYARWQTEYGGRKEILGTKVQIGSDIYTIIGVSAPGFVGLWPNEPPAYFIPIVTYGASQARGGFIGKNESWWTTYHWGWMDMIARTKPAVSEATANADVTQAFLKSIEAERVGSPRMPSNKLMRPRAQIGSILSERGPNASGFAKVAAWLGGVAVVVLLIACANVANLLFARALRRRREIAVRLALGVSRGRLLSQLLTESVLLALAGGVAGVLVAQWSGAGLRMAFLPGSVSQSVLRDQRTLLFAGAAALIVGLLTGLAPILQASRADLTGDLKAGAREGTYQRSRLRIGLLLVQGALSVTLLVGAGLFVRSLTNVRNIRLGFDTDPVLIVDLNMRGVQLDSAQQVDLRRRLLERAQTTPNVRSATLQIGIPFWSTWSTSLFVSGIDTVSRLGRFDLSAVSPDYFKTMGTRILRGRGIQATDLEHSQLVMVVSQAMAHTLWPNDDAIGKCIRMNADTAPCRYVVGIAEDIKSHQLSNETEMYYYLPATQFNPNRTGLFVRVRGDAAKNADAVRRSLQHEMPGASYITTTPLSEVLGQETRSWRLGASMFSAFGALALVLAAIGLYSVIAYNVAQRTHEMGVRMALGAQASDVIRLIVKEGVAFGIAGVVIGGAIALGAGKWLAPLLFDESPRDPAVFVVVAVSLLAVALAASWLPALRAARVEPTKALRYE from the coding sequence ATGATCGACTCCTTCCTGCAGGATCTGTCCTACGCCCTTCGCGGCCTGCGCGCGAAGCCCGCGTTCACGACCGCGATTGTCCTCACGCTCGCGCTCGGTATCGGCGCCAATGCGGCGATGTTCTCGCTCGTCGATCGGATGCTCTTTCGGCCGCCGCCGCTCCTCGTTAATCCGGACGCCGTTCATCGCGTCTATGGATTCCAGACCTATCGCGGCAAGGAGCGTGTGGGCTTGGGTGGCCAGTATGCGCGATACGTCGACATGTCGAAGTACACCACGTCGTTCGATCGGACGTCCGGCTTCACGGAGAGAGATTTGGCGGTTGGTATCGGCGAGGCTGCCCGCGAGATGCGCATCGGGATCGTAAGCTCGAGCTTCTTCGGCTTCTTCGACGCGCCGCCGGCGCTCGGGCGCTACTTCCTCCCGAGCGAAGATGCGCCCCCGAGCGGCACCAACGTGGCCGTCGCGAGCTATGCACGCTGGCAGACCGAGTACGGCGGCAGAAAGGAAATTCTCGGCACGAAGGTGCAGATCGGCTCGGACATCTACACGATCATTGGCGTTTCGGCGCCGGGCTTCGTGGGTCTCTGGCCCAATGAGCCGCCCGCGTACTTCATCCCGATCGTGACGTACGGCGCCTCACAGGCCCGCGGCGGATTCATTGGGAAGAACGAGTCATGGTGGACGACGTACCACTGGGGATGGATGGACATGATCGCCCGCACGAAGCCGGCTGTCAGCGAGGCAACGGCGAACGCGGACGTCACGCAGGCATTCCTCAAGAGCATCGAAGCTGAGCGCGTCGGCTCGCCGCGAATGCCATCGAACAAATTGATGCGTCCCCGAGCGCAGATCGGGTCGATCCTCAGCGAACGGGGGCCGAATGCATCCGGCTTCGCAAAGGTTGCGGCATGGCTGGGTGGTGTGGCCGTGGTCGTGCTGCTGATTGCCTGCGCCAATGTCGCGAATCTGCTCTTCGCCCGCGCGCTGCGCCGCCGGCGCGAGATCGCAGTTCGCCTCGCGTTAGGCGTGAGCCGTGGCCGCCTGCTTTCGCAGCTGCTCACTGAGAGCGTGCTGTTGGCGCTTGCTGGTGGCGTCGCGGGGGTGCTCGTGGCGCAATGGAGCGGCGCCGGTCTGCGCATGGCCTTTCTCCCTGGCAGCGTCTCGCAATCGGTGCTCAGGGACCAGCGGACACTGCTCTTCGCTGGCGCTGCCGCGTTGATCGTGGGATTGCTCACGGGTCTCGCGCCCATCCTCCAGGCAAGCCGCGCCGATCTCACGGGCGACCTCAAGGCTGGCGCGCGCGAGGGGACATACCAGCGCTCGCGATTGCGTATTGGGCTGCTGCTCGTTCAGGGCGCGCTATCCGTGACGTTACTCGTCGGCGCCGGCTTGTTCGTCCGAAGCCTAACGAATGTGCGTAACATCCGCCTCGGCTTCGACACCGATCCCGTGCTCATCGTCGACCTGAATATGCGCGGCGTCCAACTCGATAGCGCGCAGCAGGTCGATCTCCGCCGTCGCTTGCTCGAGCGCGCGCAGACAACGCCGAATGTGAGGAGCGCCACGCTCCAAATCGGAATCCCGTTCTGGAGTACATGGAGCACGAGCCTGTTCGTGAGCGGCATCGACACTGTATCGCGACTCGGCCGCTTCGACTTGAGCGCGGTGTCGCCGGATTACTTCAAGACGATGGGGACGCGCATCCTCCGCGGCCGAGGAATTCAGGCAACGGACCTCGAGCACTCCCAGCTCGTGATGGTCGTGAGCCAGGCGATGGCGCACACGCTCTGGCCTAACGATGATGCGATCGGCAAGTGCATCCGTATGAACGCCGATACGGCGCCCTGCCGCTATGTCGTCGGTATCGCCGAGGACATCAAGTCGCACCAGTTGAGCAACGAGACAGAGATGTACTACTATCTCCCGGCGACGCAATTCAATCCCAATCGGACGGGCCTCTTCGTTCGCGTGCGGGGCGATGCGGCGAAGAACGCCGACGCCGTGCGTCGCTCGCTTCAGCATGAGATGCCTGGAGCGTCGTATATCACCACGACGCCGCTTTCCGAGGTCCTGGGACAGGAAACACGATCGTGGCGTCTCGGCGCGTCGATGTTCAGTGCGTTCGGCGCGCTCGCGCTCGTGCTGGCGGCGATCGGCCTATACAGCGTGATCGCCTACAATGTGGCCCAGCGCACGCACGAAATGGGCGTGCGGATGGCGTTAGGCGCTCAGGCGAGTGACGTGATTCGGCTCATCGTGAAGGAAGGAGTGGCCTTCGGCATCGCAGGCGTCGTCATCGGCGGGGCGATCGCGCTCGGGGCGGGCAAATGGCTTGCGCCACTCCTCTTCGACGAGTCGCCCCGCGATCCCGCAGTGTTCGTGGTCGTGGCCGTGTCGCTGCTTGCCGTCGCGCTCGCGGCGAGCTGGCTGCCGGCGTTGCGGGCCGCACGCGTTGAGCCGACCAAAGCCCTCCGGTACGAGTGA